One window from the genome of Hoplias malabaricus isolate fHopMal1 chromosome X2, fHopMal1.hap1, whole genome shotgun sequence encodes:
- the LOC136676860 gene encoding ceroid-lipofuscinosis neuronal protein 6 homolog isoform X1 produces the protein MIRKRQKAETTAASYLSSIGRERGANSATQSLFHVDLWFYFTVQNWILDFGRPIVMIILPLEWFPLNKPSAGDYFHMAYNVITPFLLLKLMERSPTNLPRSAVYVSIITFVMGASIHLVGDSINHRLILSGYQNHLSVRENPIIKDLKPVSLIDSFELLYYYDEHLGHCMWYMPFFLILFLYFTGCFTQAKEEKMPRSGWLMLFPSAIYYWYLVTEGQIFVLFVFTFFAMAATVMRQKRMGYVLDSNGRFLLYNFIITLGLVVVWVIYLWNDSVLRKKYPGIIYVPEPWSYYTLYIKGS, from the exons ATGATACGGAAACGACAAAAAGCGGAGACGACAGCGGCGTCATATTTAAG CTCaattgggagagagagaggagcaaaTTCTGCCACACAGTCCCTGTTCCATGTTGACCTCTGGTTCTACTTTACTGTGCAAAATTGGATACTGGATTTTGGGAGACCTATTGTAATG atcatacTTCCACTGGAATGGTTCCCATTGAACAAGCCCAGTGCTGGAGATTACTTCCACATGGCCTACAATGTCATCACACCATTTCTGCTGCTCAAG CTGATGGAGCGAAGCCCCACTAATCTGCCAAGGTCTGCGGTTTATGTGAGCATCATCACCTTTGTTATGGGGGCTAGCATCCATCTGGTGGGAGACTCCATCAACCACCGCCTCATTCTCAGTGGTTACCAGAACCACCTGTCTGTCCGAGAGAACCCCATCATAAAAGACTTGAAGCCTGTATCACTG ATTGACTCCTTTGAGCTCCTGTATTATTATGATGAACACTTAGGTCATTGCATGTG GTATATGCCATTCTTCCTCATTCTCTTTCTTTACTTCACTGGCTGTTTCACACAGGCCAAAGAGGAGAAGATGCCACGGTCAGGTTGGCTAATGCTGTTCCCGAGTGCAATTTATTATTG GTACCTAGTGACAGAAGGTCAGATTTTTGTACTATTTGTCTTCACATTTTTTGCTATGGCTGCTACAGTGATGCGACAGAAGCGGATGGGCTACGTGTTGGATAGTAATGGACGCTTTCTCCTTTACAACTTTATCATTACTCTGGGGTTGGTGGTTGTTTGGGTCATTTATCTATGGAATGACAGTGTCTTGCGCAAAAAATACCCTGGTATTATCTATGTGCCAGAACCTTGGTCTTATTACACGTTATATATAAAAGGCAGTTAA
- the LOC136676860 gene encoding ceroid-lipofuscinosis neuronal protein 6 homolog isoform X2 yields MIRKRQKAETTAASYLSSIGRERGANSATQSLFHVDLWFYFTVQNWILDFGRPIVMIILPLEWFPLNKPSAGDYFHMAYNVITPFLLLKLMERSPTNLPRSAVYVSIITFVMGASIHLVGDSINHRLILSGYQNHLSVRENPIIKDLKPVSLIDSFELLYYYDEHLGHCMWYMPFFLILFLYFTGCFTQAKEEKMPRSGWLMLFPSAIYYWYLVTEGQIFVLFVFTFFAMAATVMRQKRMGYVLDSNGRFLLYNFIITLG; encoded by the exons ATGATACGGAAACGACAAAAAGCGGAGACGACAGCGGCGTCATATTTAAG CTCaattgggagagagagaggagcaaaTTCTGCCACACAGTCCCTGTTCCATGTTGACCTCTGGTTCTACTTTACTGTGCAAAATTGGATACTGGATTTTGGGAGACCTATTGTAATG atcatacTTCCACTGGAATGGTTCCCATTGAACAAGCCCAGTGCTGGAGATTACTTCCACATGGCCTACAATGTCATCACACCATTTCTGCTGCTCAAG CTGATGGAGCGAAGCCCCACTAATCTGCCAAGGTCTGCGGTTTATGTGAGCATCATCACCTTTGTTATGGGGGCTAGCATCCATCTGGTGGGAGACTCCATCAACCACCGCCTCATTCTCAGTGGTTACCAGAACCACCTGTCTGTCCGAGAGAACCCCATCATAAAAGACTTGAAGCCTGTATCACTG ATTGACTCCTTTGAGCTCCTGTATTATTATGATGAACACTTAGGTCATTGCATGTG GTATATGCCATTCTTCCTCATTCTCTTTCTTTACTTCACTGGCTGTTTCACACAGGCCAAAGAGGAGAAGATGCCACGGTCAGGTTGGCTAATGCTGTTCCCGAGTGCAATTTATTATTG GTACCTAGTGACAGAAGGTCAGATTTTTGTACTATTTGTCTTCACATTTTTTGCTATGGCTGCTACAGTGATGCGACAGAAGCGGATGGGCTACGTGTTGGATAGTAATGGACGCTTTCTCCTTTACAACTTTATCATTACTCTGGG GTAA